In Papaver somniferum cultivar HN1 chromosome 9, ASM357369v1, whole genome shotgun sequence, the genomic stretch AATGCTATTATGGTATTCGAAAGAATTGAAGAGTGATGCAAGGATAAAAAATGACGGTCATGTTATTGCAACTGAGTTGGTATTATTGCATGTTTTGGAGGAAAATAATGGAAGTTTGAATTGTCACACTGAAAAACTTGCAACTGCTTGGGGATTTTGAAAACAAGCCCTGGAACTGAGATTATGATCTCAGAAAATCGCGAATGGAGATAGTGTTGTCTACAGATAAACTAACTCACACATCTTTACTTCAGTATTCCCTTATGGAGGGGATCTGATACTGATGTTTCTAATATCCATCTATTATAAATTCCTACTAACCAGACAGTAGAATCACAAAAGGTCTACAAAAGATATGATGGGAGGCATGAGGTTAATGCTAATTGCTAAGCTGCACTGGAAATCAGACGCTTTTGTTTGTATGTAAGAAAACCGAAGGCCGGATAAATTGAcagaaattagaagaaaaaacatgTGCTAAAATTTTAATACTAACAATATATTTAAACAGATAAAGAAATGAAGGAACTTAAAATTTTAAGTTGGTTAAAGAAAACAAGTAGAAAGATACAACACAGCCCTTGAGAGGGAATGAGACGTAAGCAAAACCCTTCTAGAAAACGAGAGAAACCGTAAACCTTAAGAAAGGTACGTGACCCAACATACTGTGGAGAAGATGCAGAGAGAGGGGTACCCTGTCAGCATAAGATACTACTAGCCCTCCCTAACTTCTTAAGAATGAGTTTAGAAGTAACAAATTTCTGAGATACTACTGATAACCTCTGCTGGGTACaaatagaaaaaagaagaaacaatcTTAGTACTATACGAAGCATTTAAAATATTACGTATGCTTTCCTTCAAAAAGAATAGGTCTCCTTTTCCAGCCAACATCTGCTCTTTTGAGTGAAGAGAATTACAATCAACCCACAAATCAATTTAACTGGAATATCATTTAGCTTGACGTTGGTTTTGCAATGGCCTGCTTCACAGCCTCTGCGTAAGTCGTGTGCTGGTATGTAAGAGTAGATTCAAGCAAGTCCCAAAGAGATGTCTTAGGGTTCCAGCCTGGAAATGAACAACAAACTTCATTAACATCCTCTCACTTTTAAAAGGAATGAGAAAGTGAGTGAAACAAAGGAATTTGTAACAGTGCAAGTATTTAACAGTGTGTGTGTGTACGtgtgtgatatatatatatagagagagagagaggcggTACCAAGCTGTTTATTGATTATGGTCATGTCAGGGATTCGCTTGTCACTGTCATCGTAGCCTTCACCATAAAACTCTTTAGAGCTAACATCAATCGTTGGGGACTCCAGACTGGGTTCTCCGCTTACTTTAGAATACACCTAGAGAATGGAGACCAACAATTAAGACTGGCGCGCACAGAAAAAAATATATCACAAACATAGCAAAACACCATAAAGAATTATTATCATAGTTACAACTATACCTCCGTCATCATTTCTGCCAGTTGCTTAACAGTTACTTCGTTGTTAGGATTACCAACATTGAAGATCTGACCATTGGCTCTAGCTGGATTTTCCTGCAAAGCTCTTTTTAATTAGCTGTTATGCTAAACAGCATGGAAAACATAGATAACTTTTGCAACGTGTGTAAAATGAAAGCCAAAAGAGCATAGTAGAGGCTTACAATCATCAACATGACAGCTTCAATAGCGTCCTTGATGTAAATGAAGGTCCTCTGTGACTCCCCACCATCTACAAGCTTGAGTGGCTCACCACGTAGGAGATTCTGCAAAAGGAGGAAAGATGTGTCAAATAATGCAGACAAACAGAAAATGGTGTATAGATCTTTCAAGTTGAAACATGTCACCGCATTTCACTTACGTTACTGAAGCAAGCAAGAACTCTAGGAACACCCTCACTTGGACCATCAACACCGGGGATAAAATCCATTCTTGGACCAATCCAGTTGAATGGTCTAACAATGGTGAACTCGAGGCCATTCTCAGCACCCTCAGCTAGAAACACATCAACAAATGACAAAATGTCAGCAGTATGAATCATGATagactaattttttattttcggatTGGTGAACTGAAACCACTACACACCATAAATCAGCCTCTCGATCAATTGCTTAGCACATGCATAGGACCACCTCTGCTTCTCAATAGGACCAAAAATGCAAGGGGAAACATCTTCCTTAAGGATGAAGAATTCAGGATCCTGTGGTTGCAACAAACACCAACAGTGTTAGCAGCTCAGGCAGCAGGCAGTATTGACACGGACACAATTTCAACGCATATAAATTATCCAGTTTTAATTTGGTTTTTAACTCAAACGAACCATTGATAACAAACTAGTTGGGAATCACATGTACTTAGATAACAATGTTCAACCTATTTTGCAATTCAGGCCCATGCTTAGGACCACAGGAACAACGTCTAACAAACTGACAAAAATGTTAACTGGTGTTAGACGCAACCACGACATAATGTATAATGTTCTTAACAAACCAATCAACCTCCCTACAACTTACCAGACCAAATGTCAATTCCAAAACATAATAACTAAAACCCCGGAACATACTCACCAAAGTTTGACAAATCAAAGATACTCATTCTTAAACCTGAGACAATTGACATGTTAATTACTCAAATAAACCCCAACATATACTCACTAAAGATTAATAAATCAAAGACACTCATTCTTAAACCTGAGACAATTGACATGTGAACTACTCAAATGCTCACAACGACTACTATATCTGTTGTTTTCAAGACAGAACTCATTTACAAAAGCATTAACCGGATACTATGAACTTGGTAATTCAGAACAGACTCTACTCTGTCAACACCAAACTATATGTTTTCCTAAAAAGGATACAATCATCGTCTATTGCATGAGTTCTGAACTCACCACAAATCCCTCATGCACCAGTAAAATGCTAAGACAATAATAACCTCACATTTTCTATTACTGGGCATTGAATTATCCAAATAAGACAACAAGGGTAGCAATCAATCAACTCGGATCCACACAATTAACATGTGGACATATTGCAAAATTCAAGACATGACCGATACATTCCTAAATTACTTGAACTAAACAACATCATTATTAACAAAAAAAGCAAGAACCATAAAGGTTTATCAATACCTGACGTAGAGGATGATCTTTAGGAAGAAAACTTCCAATAGTCTTTCCATAGATTTCACAAGTGGAAAAGTGAATCAATCGTTTATTGTTCTCTGAACAATACTTCACCTACAAAATTACGCAACACAGACCAATAAATACCACACATAAATCACaataaaatcaagaatttcaccATACAAAATACTTATTAGAAATCTTACCACTGGAAGTGCATCAATGAAGTTACTGTAAATTGTATCAAGAGGACGAGTATTGTAATCCGCCGGTGTACAGATCGCTGCTAAATTAATCGTCTACAAAAATCACATTCCAAAAACTCAGATCTAACAAAAACTCAAACCAAAAACACAAGAAAATCAAGAAAACCGAGTGTGGTAAAAATTTACCAGATCTGCCATTTTGATAAGACCTTCAAGACGAGAATCATGTTTAATATTGATACGATGGAATTGAATTCTACCATTCCATGGTAGAGATTCAGGTTCTAACAAATGCTTGATTTTATCATTGTAAACATCAACAGCTAAGATTGTATGTGAAGTTGTAGATAATAATTTTTCACATAGATGTGAACCAATGAATCCACCAGCACCAATCATACAGATCGTCATTGCTTTGATTGGATTTCCATCTAGATCtacttttgttgatgaactcATTTTTGAAGAAATTTTTCTTCAGAAGGAAATTTTTGGAAGGAGAATTTTGCAGAGATTGGAAAAAAGGGAGAGAGATTTTTTGGGAGAAGAGGAGTTAAGAAATGGTTGGATGTATTTAAGGGAGTAAATAGCGGTTTTACGCGGAGTATGTATAAATTTGGGCACCGCCAAATTGATGTTTGTCATCCTTAAGGAGGACTATACATACTACTACTGTATTACTGATTGTATTCTTGGAGATGACCAAGGGGGTTTGATTATTGATGAATGATGCTGATTCACCAATTCGGATTAACTTGCATTTAAGCGAGTTGGTTTGTTTGTTTATAAGTGTTTTTAATTCAGTAGTTATcgagtcagataagaaaatgCATTTCATTTATAAAATATTTTGAACCACAGATAAAAGGTTAATAAATTGACTCGTTTAAAATCTTGGCAGGTAGTCTAGCAAGaagttgggcaccaacacctttctgaatatcAATATCTAGTATACAGAAAAGAAATTTACCTGCACCACTACTAACATCATTACAAACTAGACAATTCTTCAATCTTTTAATAAAACATAAAATATCATCACCTAGTTCCCCCAACGTGGTAAAAGCAGGACACCAAAGCATACCCATGCGAAACACATTGATCAAGATATTTGTTACGTTTCCGCAAAACAGCGTTGGAAAAAGCTTGCCCTAGGACAAACGCACGAACACCTTTACCTGTGAAAGGTGAGATCCCCGTAACATTCATACAAACATCCTGACCAttttcccaattaagaacaaggaTATCAGCAGGGCGCAAATCTCTAATATCAATGTGTTTTCAtttattaagttttttttttcattttttttaaaaaaatttattagaTAAAGAATGTTTTACAGgttggaagcctagcaacaagcggAGCCCCAACAGTGTACTACTACATTACTTGAACAGGGGAAAAATATTTGAtgggggcatgggggacaaatcaTGTCTTGACACATGTCTTTGGTATAAACTGATTccatcaaattttgtttccaaatatataaaagaagtgtatttttggtgaaaatattggTTATCTTAATTGATGATATTCTATCCTTTATATTTTTGGTAACAGAATTTGTTAAAACAATTAATTGAAGAACACATGTCAAGACATGATTTGTCCCCCATGTCCCGGTCAtaaaacgcccccatcaaaaatttactcttgaacaggttgtcgtgttATCCTATCAGCGAGCTTCACGAGGAACCAGCAAAGGGATCCGAAATGGATATGTGGACGGATTATGTCGCAACGCTCAAACCTTTGAGGAATGGCGATGATCAGCTAAGCTAGCTGCTGTATTTATAACATGAAAACCATACATCCTTCACAGTAGGGGGAGAGTCCCCGTTACATCAGTAACAAAAAAATTGACCAAGAATAAGAGAGGGTGATCAACCCAAACCTGATTAACAGCAGGAGAGGTAGCCCTTTTAGCAAGTTGATCCGCTACAAAATTACCCTCACGATAACAGTGAGTGAATGATGCATTCTCAAGGTGAGTAATTAAGGCCCTTATATCTTTCAGAATGTTAACAAAAAGggaaacttaggcgcaggcccaaaaaaaaaatattttcattgtcagacccacaattaactttaggtaccgtgacacccatagttatttccgtgacacccataattatatgaaattattaaaaatgtctgcatcacggattatgcatccgcatgccgggttatgcatcaggggtataattggcaacgcaacttggatataacacatctaaaaatccgcgccttgaaattttacaaattttatatcgtttgaAATGTTTTTAAGATAGCTAcgtaacgagtacaaacaagaatatcaaatttttgtttttcacgaaaaaatcggaggtgatcatcattttaggcaaaattttcgaaaacttaatacataactattatgcagccatcaaaatagatgcataacacattttgcagacgcataacgaattatgcaagcattttctccactgcataacaaattatgcatttggataacaaagttatgcatttataacaagttatgtaaccattgttttggttgattttagtgcgtacataaaaaaattgatgcataatgcactatgcatccatatttacggatgcataccaggttatgcatctattttatcgatgcataaaagattgtgcaacaattttctcgatgcgtaatgcattatgcagtcatattttcggatgcataacaggttatgcatccattttcacgactgcataaca encodes the following:
- the LOC113309492 gene encoding UDP-D-apiose/UDP-D-xylose synthase 2, with the protein product MSSSTKVDLDGNPIKAMTICMIGAGGFIGSHLCEKLLSTTSHTILAVDVYNDKIKHLLEPESLPWNGRIQFHRINIKHDSRLEGLIKMADLTINLAAICTPADYNTRPLDTIYSNFIDALPVVKYCSENNKRLIHFSTCEIYGKTIGSFLPKDHPLRQDPEFFILKEDVSPCIFGPIEKQRWSYACAKQLIERLIYAEGAENGLEFTIVRPFNWIGPRMDFIPGVDGPSEGVPRVLACFSNNLLRGEPLKLVDGGESQRTFIYIKDAIEAVMLMIENPARANGQIFNVGNPNNEVTVKQLAEMMTEVYSKVSGEPSLESPTIDVSSKEFYGEGYDDSDKRIPDMTIINKQLGWNPKTSLWDLLESTLTYQHTTYAEAVKQAIAKPTSS